The proteins below come from a single Pradoshia eiseniae genomic window:
- a CDS encoding esterase/lipase family protein, whose amino-acid sequence MNKMMRKISAIFLCLLVFIPYGISSEVSAGKLIPPRESFTPGDWFLGDRPPNYNSSKPPIVFVQGKNGNSTSWYGETSYHGVNDMYTKAYDAGYQTVFVQLYDAAGNGSENQYTNGRLLASMLREISRHFNGQKVNIIAHSKGGPDTQAALIHYGAHQYVGRVVTLGSPHHGSELADLAYSWYAGWLGELLGQNDAGTYSLQVGEMAKFRSATDSHTNRSKNKYYTIAGTNRGPAFSALALGGAYLGSYGANDGLVNVTSTKLPYSTHLFTDSTLDHDNIRLGSKVFSRIEPYLRTSSVAQTSSSADSLKQTETAIQSSSSRYIHGGSLSQGQFIKQEMYLPEKTTGTLAVYTASPSTVVELVSPDGIIIPASKPDVDQTIFSGANLYTFDLPAFAPGTWTVQMKATDTNDAYMLASTFNDEDTYGLEMAGKGKAAQTDFTIRTPKQAGTTSFSIKFIDSDGNQLNHNTQPKPVSGSTYTAKLPKVSKPGVYNMTVDIKTKHPNGKESIRTLVRSIYID is encoded by the coding sequence ATGAACAAAATGATGAGAAAAATTTCAGCTATTTTCCTGTGCTTATTGGTATTCATTCCATACGGGATCTCCTCAGAGGTTTCTGCCGGAAAGCTGATTCCGCCGAGAGAATCCTTTACCCCAGGCGATTGGTTCCTGGGAGACCGCCCGCCAAATTATAATTCATCTAAACCGCCGATTGTCTTTGTCCAAGGGAAGAATGGAAACTCGACCAGCTGGTATGGTGAGACGTCTTACCATGGAGTGAACGATATGTATACAAAAGCGTATGATGCTGGTTACCAAACCGTTTTTGTCCAGCTTTATGATGCGGCGGGCAATGGATCAGAAAATCAATATACGAACGGGCGCCTGCTTGCCTCCATGCTCAGGGAAATATCGCGTCACTTCAACGGCCAGAAGGTTAATATTATCGCCCACAGCAAGGGAGGTCCTGACACACAGGCTGCTCTCATCCACTACGGAGCGCATCAATATGTCGGCAGGGTCGTCACATTAGGCTCGCCGCACCACGGCTCAGAGCTGGCAGACCTGGCGTACAGCTGGTATGCCGGATGGCTGGGAGAACTGCTCGGTCAAAATGATGCAGGCACGTATTCCCTTCAGGTTGGGGAAATGGCGAAATTCCGCTCTGCGACTGACAGCCATACAAACAGAAGTAAAAATAAGTACTACACGATTGCCGGAACTAACCGTGGGCCTGCCTTTTCCGCTCTTGCTTTAGGCGGTGCATATTTAGGTTCCTACGGTGCTAACGATGGGCTAGTCAATGTAACAAGCACAAAGCTGCCGTATAGCACACACTTATTCACAGATAGCACGCTTGACCACGATAATATTCGATTAGGATCGAAGGTATTCTCAAGAATCGAGCCATATTTGCGCACTTCCTCCGTCGCACAAACCAGCTCGTCAGCCGATTCGCTCAAGCAAACCGAAACAGCTATCCAGAGCTCGTCTTCCCGCTACATCCATGGCGGCAGCTTAAGCCAGGGTCAGTTCATTAAACAAGAAATGTATCTGCCTGAAAAAACAACCGGAACCCTCGCTGTCTACACAGCTAGCCCATCTACAGTCGTCGAGCTAGTCTCGCCGGATGGGATCATCATCCCTGCATCGAAGCCAGATGTCGACCAAACCATTTTCTCAGGCGCCAACCTTTATACATTTGACCTTCCTGCTTTCGCCCCTGGCACTTGGACGGTTCAAATGAAAGCAACAGATACAAATGACGCCTACATGCTGGCCTCCACCTTCAACGATGAAGACACGTACGGACTGGAGATGGCCGGAAAAGGCAAAGCAGCTCAAACCGACTTCACAATCCGCACTCCAAAGCAGGCAGGTACAACTAGCTTCTCGATTAAATTTATTGATAGCGATGGCAATCAGCTAAATCATAACACCCAGCCGAAGCCAGTCAGCGGATCGACTTACACCGCCAAGCTTCCGAAGGTATCTAAGCCGGGGGTTTATAATATGACGGTTGATATTAAGACGAAGCATCCGAATGGCAAGGAATCGATAAGGACTTTGGTGCGATCGATTTATATAGATTAA
- a CDS encoding DUF1292 domain-containing protein, translating into MSKIEIGEILLLEGEDGQDQEIEILGTLDVDGAEYAVAGLVEEIKRETDEDMEIFFFRVDDEGELHEIESDEEFQKVASVLENNLKHDH; encoded by the coding sequence ATGAGCAAAATTGAAATCGGAGAAATCCTTTTACTTGAAGGTGAAGACGGCCAGGATCAAGAAATTGAAATCCTAGGTACACTTGACGTTGACGGAGCAGAATATGCGGTCGCAGGACTTGTAGAAGAAATCAAGCGCGAAACAGATGAGGATATGGAAATCTTCTTCTTCCGTGTCGATGATGAGGGCGAGCTGCATGAAATAGAATCTGATGAAGAATTCCAAAAGGTAGCGAGCGTACTTGAAAACAATTTAAAGCATGACCATTAA
- a CDS encoding LLM class flavin-dependent oxidoreductase yields the protein MSTIHIPVSVLNLAPIRSGEGTKEAIDSLVDLAQAVEKMGYTRYWVAEHHNTPTLVSSATAILIKHVLEHTDKIQVGSGGIMLPNHSPLVVAEQFGTMEAIYPNRLNLGLGRAPGTDMLTAGALRRSNHNSVYTFPADVEEILTYFGPEDEQGAVKAYPGADANIPVFILGSSTESAVLAAKLGLPYVFAAHFAPRYMEEAISIYRNRFQPSKYLDKPYMMVCLNVIAAETDEEALYESTTLQQFFLNVVRGSKNPLSPPVDTMDGLWTPGEKQMAQAMTSVSLIGSKDSVRTQLSDFQEAHNVDEIMAISYIFDPDKQKRSYEILKEITSE from the coding sequence ATGTCAACTATACACATACCGGTCTCGGTGCTGAATCTCGCGCCAATTAGAAGCGGGGAGGGAACGAAGGAAGCGATTGATTCCTTAGTCGATTTGGCCCAGGCTGTTGAGAAGATGGGATATACCCGATATTGGGTAGCTGAGCATCATAATACACCTACACTGGTCAGCTCAGCCACTGCAATCTTGATAAAGCATGTGCTTGAACATACAGATAAAATTCAGGTAGGGTCAGGGGGAATCATGCTTCCGAATCATTCCCCGCTCGTTGTGGCGGAGCAATTTGGCACCATGGAGGCCATTTATCCGAACCGCTTGAATCTTGGGCTGGGACGCGCTCCAGGGACAGATATGCTCACTGCGGGGGCCCTGCGCAGATCGAATCATAATTCGGTGTATACTTTCCCGGCCGATGTGGAGGAGATCTTAACCTATTTCGGTCCGGAGGATGAACAAGGAGCGGTAAAAGCTTACCCGGGTGCAGACGCGAACATTCCCGTTTTCATTCTCGGATCCTCAACAGAATCGGCCGTCCTTGCCGCTAAGTTGGGCCTTCCATATGTCTTTGCGGCCCATTTTGCCCCTCGTTATATGGAGGAGGCGATTTCTATCTATCGAAATAGATTCCAGCCATCGAAGTATCTGGATAAGCCATATATGATGGTTTGTCTTAATGTCATCGCGGCTGAAACGGATGAGGAAGCCTTGTATGAGTCAACGACGCTGCAGCAGTTCTTCTTGAATGTCGTCCGCGGCTCGAAAAATCCATTAAGCCCGCCGGTAGATACAATGGATGGTTTATGGACACCTGGCGAAAAACAAATGGCTCAAGCAATGACAAGCGTTTCCTTGATTGGCTCCAAGGACTCTGTCAGAACCCAGCTTTCTGATTTCCAGGAGGCTCACAATGTGGATGAGATTATGGCTATTTCCTATATTTTTGATCCTGATAAGCAAAAGCGCTCCTATGAAATCTTGAAAGAGATTACGAGCGAATAA